A genomic window from Bacteroidota bacterium includes:
- the cysN gene encoding sulfate adenylyltransferase subunit CysN yields MEHLVQDGKFDHHGYLNMELLRFTTAGSVDDGKSTLIGRLLYDSKSIFQDQLEAIEKSSKSRGEDYVNLALLTDGLRSEREQGITIDVAYRYFSTPKRKFIIADTPGHIQYTRNMVTGASTANLAIILVDARHGVVEQTYRHSFIASLLQIPHIVICINKMDLVDYSKEKYDEVVEQFRHFASKLDVQDVRFIPISALLGDNVVDRSTKMPWYEGPTLMYTLETVHIGSDHNLIDTRFPVQHVIRPMSNEYHDYRGYAGRVAGGVLKPGDEVMHLPSGITTKIAAIKTIDGDLAEAYPPQSVTITLEDDVDISRGDMIVRENNVPKIGQDIDIMVCWMDDKNPLRLNGKYSIRHTTRDARCVIKEILYKVDVNTLHRIQDVDSLTLNEIGRVKIRTTVPLFYDEYRRNRNTGSLIIIDEGSNTTVGAAMIIE; encoded by the coding sequence ATGGAACATTTAGTTCAAGACGGAAAATTTGACCACCATGGTTATTTAAACATGGAATTGTTGCGCTTTACCACTGCAGGTAGTGTGGATGATGGTAAATCAACTTTAATTGGTCGTTTATTATACGATTCAAAATCTATTTTTCAAGATCAGCTTGAGGCTATCGAAAAATCGAGTAAATCGCGTGGTGAAGATTATGTGAATCTTGCATTATTAACCGATGGTTTACGCAGCGAACGCGAACAAGGTATTACTATTGATGTGGCTTACCGCTATTTCAGTACGCCTAAACGTAAATTCATTATTGCTGATACGCCCGGCCATATTCAATATACCCGTAACATGGTTACCGGTGCTTCTACTGCAAACCTTGCAATCATACTAGTAGATGCTCGTCACGGTGTTGTTGAACAAACTTATCGTCACTCATTCATTGCTTCATTATTACAAATTCCGCATATCGTTATTTGTATTAATAAAATGGACCTTGTTGATTACAGCAAAGAAAAATATGATGAAGTTGTTGAACAGTTCCGTCATTTCGCATCTAAGTTAGATGTGCAGGATGTTCGTTTTATTCCAATCAGTGCATTGCTTGGCGATAACGTTGTTGATCGCAGCACAAAAATGCCTTGGTATGAAGGACCAACATTAATGTATACACTTGAAACTGTACACATTGGTTCTGACCATAACTTAATTGATACACGTTTCCCTGTTCAGCATGTAATTCGCCCGATGAGCAATGAATATCACGACTACCGCGGTTATGCTGGTCGCGTTGCAGGTGGTGTTTTAAAACCGGGTGATGAGGTAATGCATTTACCAAGTGGTATTACTACCAAAATTGCTGCCATTAAAACAATTGATGGCGATTTAGCTGAGGCCTACCCTCCGCAATCGGTTACCATTACTTTGGAAGATGATGTGGACATTAGCCGTGGCGATATGATTGTGCGTGAAAACAATGTTCCGAAAATCGGCCAGGATATTGATATTATGGTTTGTTGGATGGATGATAAAAACCCATTGCGTTTGAATGGTAAATACAGCATTCGCCATACTACCCGTGATGCCCGTTGCGTAATTAAAGAAATACTTTATAAAGTAGATGTTAATACATTACATCGTATACAAGACGTGGATTCGTTAACTTTAAATGAAATTGGCCGCGTTAAAATAAGAACTACGGTTCCGCTGTTTTACGATGAATACCGCCGTAACCGTAACACAGGATCACTCATCATTATTGATGAAGGATCAAACACCACTGTAGGTGCAGCAATGATAATTGAATAA
- the cysC gene encoding adenylyl-sulfate kinase: MNPVQDNIHPIFHRLLQRSDKETMLKQRSKVIWLTGLSGSGKSTIAEAVEKILHEKGYLTMLLDGDNIRTGINNNLTFSDADRIENIRRIAEVSKLFLNCGIITLNSFVSPTNEIRAMAKNIIGEADFVEVYVNAPLEVCEARDVKGLYAKARAGLIPDFTGITSPFEAPEHPALEIRTDQMEITESVQRLIDFIIPIIQHS; this comes from the coding sequence ATGAACCCGGTTCAGGACAATATACACCCTATTTTTCACCGTCTTCTGCAGCGAAGCGACAAGGAAACTATGCTGAAACAGCGCTCGAAAGTGATATGGCTTACGGGTTTAAGCGGTTCAGGTAAAAGCACTATTGCTGAAGCGGTTGAGAAAATTTTGCATGAAAAAGGTTACCTCACCATGCTGCTTGATGGTGACAATATCCGGACAGGAATCAACAACAACCTCACTTTCAGCGATGCCGACCGTATTGAAAACATCCGTCGAATTGCAGAAGTAAGCAAATTGTTCCTTAATTGCGGCATCATCACGCTGAATAGTTTTGTGAGCCCAACCAACGAAATTCGCGCCATGGCAAAAAATATTATTGGCGAGGCTGATTTTGTTGAAGTTTATGTGAACGCACCGCTTGAAGTTTGTGAAGCCAGAGACGTGAAAGGCCTGTATGCAAAGGCAAGAGCCGGTTTAATACCTGATTTTACCGGAATTACTTCACCATTTGAAGCACCTGAACATCCTGCTTTGGAAATTAGAACCGATCAGATGGAAATTACGGAGAGCGTGCAACGTTTAATCGATTTTATCATACCTATCATACAACATTCATAA
- a CDS encoding BlaI/MecI/CopY family transcriptional regulator: MKELTKAEEQVMQILWALKKAFVKDVLEQLPEPKPAYTTVSTIIRILEQKEFVGYKAYGKTHEYFPLVSKDAYKKFITKGLLRDYFSGSLKNLVSHFAEKEKIDIQELDEIMKIIAQTKKKK; the protein is encoded by the coding sequence ATGAAGGAACTTACCAAAGCCGAAGAGCAGGTAATGCAAATATTATGGGCATTAAAAAAAGCTTTTGTTAAAGATGTACTGGAACAATTACCGGAACCTAAGCCGGCTTATACCACAGTTTCTACAATCATTCGTATTCTGGAGCAAAAAGAATTTGTTGGATATAAAGCTTATGGTAAAACGCATGAGTATTTCCCATTAGTGTCAAAAGATGCTTATAAAAAATTTATAACTAAAGGTTTGTTGAGAGATTACTTTAGTGGTAGTCTGAAAAATCTGGTTTCCCATTTTGCTGAAAAGGAGAAAATTGATATTCAGGAGTTGGACGAGATTATGAAAATAATTGCTCAAACTAAAAAGAAAAAATAA
- the cysD gene encoding sulfate adenylyltransferase subunit CysD, with product MSYSLTHLRELEAESIYVMREVAAQFQKPALLFSGGKDSIVMVYLARKAFWPAKFPFPLVHIDTGHNFEETMVYRDWLVKEMGANLIVGSVEESISKGTAVEEKGLNASRNALQTVTLLETLEKEKFDAAMGGARRDEEKARAKERFFSHRDEFGQWDPKNQRPELWNLFNGKKHIGEHFRVFPISNWTEMDVWQYIYQENIPLPKLYFSHQREVIVRDGALISTHPEWVKVRPNETPTTMTVRFRTCGDLPITGAVESDADTVEKIIYEVATTRVTERGSRADDKRSETSMEDRKKAGYF from the coding sequence ATGAGTTATAGTTTAACACATTTAAGAGAACTTGAAGCTGAGAGTATCTACGTGATGCGTGAAGTAGCTGCGCAGTTCCAAAAACCTGCACTGCTTTTTTCAGGTGGAAAAGACTCTATCGTTATGGTTTATCTCGCAAGAAAAGCCTTTTGGCCTGCGAAATTCCCTTTTCCTTTAGTTCATATTGACACCGGACATAATTTTGAAGAAACCATGGTTTACCGCGACTGGCTGGTAAAAGAAATGGGTGCTAATTTAATTGTGGGTAGTGTTGAGGAATCTATTTCGAAAGGAACTGCTGTTGAAGAAAAAGGTTTAAATGCGAGTCGTAATGCATTGCAAACTGTTACCTTACTTGAAACACTCGAAAAAGAAAAATTCGATGCTGCTATGGGTGGTGCACGACGCGATGAAGAAAAAGCACGCGCTAAAGAACGTTTCTTTTCACACCGCGATGAGTTTGGTCAATGGGATCCTAAAAATCAGCGTCCTGAATTATGGAATTTATTCAACGGTAAAAAACATATCGGCGAACATTTCCGTGTATTCCCAATTTCGAACTGGACTGAGATGGATGTTTGGCAATATATTTATCAGGAAAATATTCCACTTCCAAAATTATATTTCTCACATCAGCGTGAAGTAATTGTGCGCGATGGTGCATTAATTTCTACTCACCCTGAATGGGTTAAAGTTCGTCCAAATGAAACACCTACAACAATGACGGTACGTTTCAGAACATGTGGCGATTTACCTATTACCGGTGCTGTTGAAAGTGATGCTGATACTGTAGAAAAAATTATTTACGAAGTTGCAACAACACGTGTTACAGAACGTGGTAGCCGCGCAGATGATAAACGCAGTGAAACATCGATGGAAGACAGAAAAAAAGCAGGTTATTTCTAA
- a CDS encoding T9SS type A sorting domain-containing protein, with translation MAPNPVIDQVSIQCPAQMEQAMELKITNIAGAMVFSQIIPANQSGQYFVLDAYNFISGIYIIKISDSNTLYTAKFIKQ, from the coding sequence GTGGCTCCAAATCCGGTGATTGACCAAGTTTCAATCCAATGTCCGGCTCAAATGGAACAAGCAATGGAACTTAAGATTACCAATATTGCAGGTGCAATGGTGTTCAGTCAAATAATTCCTGCAAATCAATCGGGACAATACTTTGTATTGGATGCGTACAATTTTATTTCTGGAATTTATATAATAAAAATATCTGATAGCAATACCTTATATACTGCTAAGTTTATAAAACAATAA
- a CDS encoding TonB family protein, which produces MLYLIKLNLLLAAGYLFYRIIFQSGTTLNARRYFLLFVVLFAATIPCIQNWNINAVQSDIPVLQSIQVGADNLQNSVVQQTNSTKPIALIYLIIAGVMFVISILKIAKLVRLLRISGKEKTGNYYLICNEQIPAPASFFNYIFMPANLDVKSNALILIHEKIHAAQWHSIDVLITEVVKCVCWFNPFVYLLQRDLRFVHECIADHEAGKAHQTIYQELLLRFHLSTSINILTNHFNQTSNLKRRITMFNSSFSTKKSFLKLALVLPFFIVAGILQTGAQNQIVSSVVVTESEVQPEFPGGMDALIKYLSENIKYPEAAKSDNIQGTTYIEFTVSKSGKIKNVTVKKGSNDLLDAEAVRVVKSMPDWTPGTKEGKKAEFVQVLPIRFALN; this is translated from the coding sequence ATGCTGTACCTGATAAAACTAAATTTGTTGCTTGCTGCGGGATATTTATTTTACCGTATCATTTTCCAAAGTGGAACTACATTAAATGCCAGAAGGTATTTTCTTTTGTTTGTGGTATTATTTGCTGCAACAATTCCATGTATTCAAAATTGGAATATTAATGCTGTTCAGTCGGATATTCCTGTTTTACAAAGTATACAGGTTGGAGCAGATAACCTACAAAATTCTGTTGTTCAACAAACAAACTCAACAAAACCGATTGCGCTGATTTACCTGATAATTGCAGGCGTAATGTTTGTGATTTCCATATTAAAAATTGCCAAACTTGTGCGTTTATTGCGTATATCAGGAAAAGAAAAAACCGGAAATTATTATTTGATTTGTAATGAACAAATACCTGCACCGGCTTCTTTTTTTAACTACATATTTATGCCGGCTAATCTGGATGTAAAATCAAATGCACTTATTTTAATTCACGAAAAAATTCACGCTGCGCAGTGGCATTCAATTGATGTATTAATAACCGAGGTTGTTAAATGTGTTTGCTGGTTTAACCCGTTTGTTTATTTACTACAACGCGATTTACGATTTGTGCACGAATGTATAGCCGACCACGAAGCGGGTAAAGCGCACCAAACTATTTATCAGGAGCTTTTGCTGCGATTCCATTTATCTACTTCAATAAATATTTTAACAAATCATTTTAATCAAACATCTAATTTAAAAAGGAGGATCACAATGTTTAATTCATCATTTTCAACAAAAAAGAGTTTTTTAAAACTGGCATTGGTGTTGCCATTTTTTATTGTAGCCGGTATTTTACAAACCGGAGCACAAAATCAAATTGTTTCATCTGTAGTTGTTACGGAGTCGGAAGTGCAACCGGAGTTTCCGGGTGGTATGGATGCTTTAATTAAATATTTAAGTGAAAATATTAAATATCCGGAAGCAGCAAAATCGGATAATATACAGGGAACTACTTATATAGAATTTACAGTAAGTAAAAGCGGCAAGATTAAAAATGTAACGGTAAAAAAAGGCAGTAATGATTTACTGGATGCAGAAGCAGTGCGCGTGGTAAAATCGATGCCAGACTGGACACCGGGTACTAAAGAAGGTAAAAAAGCTGAATTTGTGCAAGTATTACCAATTCGTTTTGCATTAAACTAA
- a CDS encoding helix-turn-helix transcriptional regulator — protein sequence MENTNTHFTIAAKDDLIADIDIWDAPVPGLYEPAHSHAYYEILVFNTGGGTHRIGNNIYDVADFDIHFVPANTIHELKRVEHTDGYEIIFSEMFLDKIQAFDPKTNYFQFANTEQVIHLNAADFELFRGYFNKLTAYKLQSSLFNSVVALFVLQLIQYTTNSKLAVTEIDLERNIRLLINEYYKNKPPLEFYADKLNMSVNTLQRKSKLLFGKSITEIQKEKILQSIKYLLANTGTPIKEIVFEYNFYDESHFNRYFKKQTSITPSQFKSTILS from the coding sequence ATGGAAAATACGAATACGCATTTTACTATTGCAGCAAAAGATGATTTAATTGCGGATATAGATATTTGGGATGCTCCGGTTCCTGGTTTGTATGAACCGGCACATTCACATGCATATTATGAAATTTTGGTTTTTAATACCGGTGGTGGTACACATCGGATTGGAAATAATATTTATGATGTTGCCGACTTTGATATACATTTTGTACCGGCAAATACTATTCACGAATTAAAACGGGTGGAGCATACCGATGGCTATGAAATAATTTTTTCTGAAATGTTTTTGGATAAAATTCAAGCGTTTGACCCGAAAACGAATTATTTTCAATTTGCAAATACCGAACAGGTGATTCACCTTAACGCAGCTGATTTTGAGCTGTTTCGCGGATATTTTAATAAGCTAACTGCTTATAAATTACAATCATCCTTGTTCAACTCAGTTGTAGCTTTATTTGTATTACAATTAATACAGTATACAACAAATTCGAAATTAGCTGTAACTGAAATTGATTTGGAACGCAATATTCGTTTGTTAATTAATGAGTATTATAAAAACAAACCACCACTTGAGTTTTATGCCGATAAATTAAATATGAGTGTGAATACGCTACAAAGAAAATCGAAACTCTTGTTTGGCAAAAGCATTACTGAAATACAAAAAGAAAAAATTTTACAAAGTATTAAATATTTGTTAGCCAATACAGGCACGCCTATAAAAGAAATTGTATTCGAATATAACTTTTATGATGAATCGCATTTTAATCGTTATTTCAAAAAACAAACCAGTATTACTCCCTCACAATTTAAATCTACAATATTGAGCTAA
- a CDS encoding PKD domain-containing protein gives MKKLLTIVFVLSIPLLTRAQPTVIGTTTYDFQTYSGNHNRVVAYTDGKVTAGWLGSDGFAAAYNDRGMFTNYFNGSTWGAFPSSRAEDKKSYDGDLLRVMDHEVIVTDETSTVMVHKNSAVGATDWTQTAGSQDIDGYYPVSFCPAGTDDIYVIAAKKTTQESLMFNRSDDGGETWAIAEYALPFAEEAYGIDFIAAACYQVVAKGDDVYVLYGANFCDMILMHSASKGAAGTWTTQVLLNFPIDNFNGEAGETSDFDGDGDKDTIASSDGKLEMLIEDDGSIHVFSGRMRIYDPTTAAGYYYVPKTDGIWYWTTGMASAIMLDAFIDWNNADGMNNPYGGIGTDFSAYGSEGVTSFPTAAWDPVTDEVFLMYMSPVEYQTTPGNQTRYDIFGMYSTDDGTTWSDPVNLTYTTPLDKENAYPSAYPRVVDGIIHVIWQEDSEPGTALDTPADDIITSNIIYAPWTAARFEPYNPTVDFTYVITPIGASYSVAFTNLSVDAESYYWEFGDGGTSTLMNPSHTYAAGEYEVCLTGYNVYGEATVCETIVAVNEPVADFTSIGDPEVAFIDLSTGSPDTYLWNFGDGFTSTETDPVHNYLANGTYNVCLTVSNIAGSDTHCENIIIDSYLAPTAYFVYSGDPTVTFTDLSTGGPTSWSWNFDDGFTSTLQNPVHNYIANGVYNVCLTSTNAIGSNTTCQDVTIDSYVVPVVDFSYTGDPTVTFTDLSTNAPTSWSWDFDDGGTSTLQNPVHVFPANGSYDVCLTATNPTGSGTNCKVVIIDGYLAPTALFDYSGDPTVNFTDLSTNSPNSWFWDFGDGDFSPLENPSHTFAENGTYTVCLTVSNPGGVDEGCEDIVIANGAAAPEALFEINTTNTLSVNFIDNSTNAPTDWLWEFGDGSVSGIQNPTHVYASFDLYQVCLTATNDVGSDSTCMSFELSNGVNNIVLNQINVYPNPATDYITINYTGSESAQISILNVLGQDVNIGGKNIIQNGSTLQINVGNLPSGNYLINIKQDNTIYIGKFFKD, from the coding sequence ATGAAAAAACTTTTAACTATTGTTTTTGTTCTTTCAATCCCCCTCCTCACACGCGCCCAACCGACAGTTATCGGTACAACAACTTACGATTTTCAAACTTACAGCGGTAATCACAATCGCGTTGTAGCTTATACCGATGGTAAAGTAACTGCCGGATGGTTAGGTTCCGATGGATTTGCAGCAGCATACAACGACCGCGGAATGTTCACCAATTATTTTAATGGCAGCACCTGGGGCGCATTCCCAAGTAGTCGCGCCGAAGACAAAAAATCGTACGACGGCGATTTATTGCGCGTAATGGACCACGAAGTAATTGTAACAGATGAAACATCTACTGTAATGGTTCATAAAAACAGTGCTGTTGGTGCTACCGACTGGACACAAACTGCAGGTTCACAAGATATTGACGGTTATTATCCGGTTTCTTTTTGCCCTGCAGGTACTGATGATATTTATGTAATCGCAGCCAAAAAAACGACACAGGAATCACTCATGTTTAATCGCTCCGATGATGGTGGTGAAACCTGGGCAATTGCTGAATATGCTTTGCCATTTGCAGAAGAAGCCTATGGCATCGATTTTATTGCAGCAGCATGTTATCAGGTAGTTGCTAAAGGTGATGATGTGTATGTATTATACGGCGCGAATTTTTGTGATATGATTTTAATGCATTCCGCTTCAAAAGGTGCTGCAGGAACATGGACAACTCAAGTATTATTAAATTTTCCGATAGATAATTTTAATGGTGAAGCCGGAGAAACTTCCGATTTTGATGGTGATGGTGATAAAGATACTATTGCCTCAAGTGATGGTAAATTGGAAATGTTAATTGAAGACGATGGAAGCATTCATGTGTTCAGTGGAAGAATGCGCATTTATGATCCAACAACTGCTGCAGGATATTATTATGTTCCTAAAACAGATGGTATTTGGTATTGGACTACAGGTATGGCATCAGCAATTATGTTAGATGCATTTATTGATTGGAATAATGCTGATGGTATGAATAATCCTTATGGCGGAATTGGTACAGATTTTTCTGCTTATGGTTCAGAAGGTGTTACTTCATTTCCAACAGCAGCATGGGACCCTGTAACAGATGAAGTATTTTTAATGTATATGTCGCCGGTTGAATATCAAACCACTCCGGGCAATCAAACACGTTATGATATTTTTGGAATGTATTCAACTGATGATGGAACAACATGGAGTGATCCGGTAAATTTAACTTATACTACGCCACTCGATAAAGAAAATGCATATCCAAGCGCTTACCCAAGAGTTGTTGATGGAATTATACATGTAATTTGGCAGGAAGACAGTGAACCCGGTACCGCTTTAGATACACCTGCCGATGATATTATTACCAGTAATATTATATATGCACCGTGGACAGCAGCACGATTCGAGCCATATAATCCTACAGTTGATTTTACTTATGTAATTACACCGATAGGCGCTTCTTATTCTGTTGCATTTACTAATTTATCGGTTGATGCAGAAAGTTATTATTGGGAATTTGGAGATGGTGGAACATCAACATTAATGAATCCATCACATACTTATGCAGCGGGAGAATATGAAGTGTGTTTAACCGGATATAATGTATATGGCGAAGCAACAGTTTGTGAAACAATTGTTGCAGTAAATGAACCGGTTGCGGATTTTACTTCTATCGGCGATCCGGAAGTTGCGTTTATTGATTTAAGTACCGGAAGTCCTGATACTTATTTATGGAATTTTGGTGATGGATTTACATCAACAGAAACTGATCCGGTACATAATTATTTAGCAAACGGAACATATAATGTTTGTTTAACAGTTTCCAATATTGCAGGTTCAGATACACATTGCGAAAATATAATTATTGATAGCTATTTAGCACCTACTGCATATTTTGTTTACTCAGGAGATCCAACTGTAACATTTACCGATTTAAGTACCGGCGGACCAACTTCATGGAGCTGGAATTTTGATGATGGGTTTACATCTACATTACAAAATCCTGTTCATAATTACATTGCAAATGGCGTGTATAATGTTTGTTTAACATCAACAAATGCCATCGGTTCCAATACAACTTGTCAGGACGTAACAATCGATTCATATGTAGTTCCTGTTGTTGATTTTTCATATACCGGTGATCCGACTGTAACGTTTACCGATTTGAGTACAAATGCACCAACATCGTGGAGTTGGGACTTTGATGATGGTGGAACATCTACATTACAAAATCCGGTACACGTTTTTCCGGCTAACGGAAGTTACGATGTTTGTTTAACTGCAACCAACCCAACAGGTTCAGGAACAAATTGTAAAGTTGTAATTATTGATGGTTATTTAGCGCCGACTGCATTATTTGATTATAGTGGTGACCCAACAGTTAATTTCACCGACTTAAGTACAAATTCACCAAATTCATGGTTCTGGGATTTTGGTGATGGCGATTTTAGTCCATTGGAAAATCCATCACATACATTTGCTGAAAACGGAACATATACAGTTTGTTTAACCGTTTCAAATCCCGGAGGTGTTGATGAAGGTTGTGAAGATATTGTAATTGCAAATGGCGCCGCTGCACCTGAAGCGTTATTTGAAATAAATACAACAAATACATTATCAGTAAACTTTATTGATAATTCAACAAATGCACCAACCGATTGGTTATGGGAATTTGGTGATGGTTCGGTTTCCGGAATTCAAAACCCAACACACGTTTATGCATCCTTCGATTTATATCAGGTATGTTTAACCGCTACAAACGATGTTGGCAGCGATTCAACCTGTATGAGTTTTGAATTAAGTAATGGGGTAAATAATATTGTTTTAAATCAAATTAATGTTTACCCAAATCCCGCAACCGATTATATTACAATCAATTACACCGGTTCTGAAAGTGCTCAAATCAGCATTTTAAATGTTTTAGGACAAGATGTAAATATTGGTGGAAAAAATATTATTCAAAATGGTTCCACTTTACAAATAAATGTAGGAAATTTGCCTTCTGGAAATTATCTGATAAATATCAAACAGGATAATACCATTTATATAGGGAAATTCTTTAAGGATTAA
- a CDS encoding CHRD domain-containing protein, whose protein sequence is MKKILLLLLMNYGVSAFAIHFTEHILFTAKLGGAEMVPPVVGQASGVSAFTLNPTRDSIAVNACFNQLSSAITQVAIYRGEAGTNGEMVLDLSAYVGNNVLNTFLTPDFLSDNLAYFFDESLYIQVATDLHPDGELRGQILLEADQHYVTDLSSENIVPELFTTAYGLGSFWLSSTNKQFNFTIICQELTGLITSATIHSGASGVNGDVILDLSAFINGNVIKGEITPSAELLNELKTADVYLSIQTADNPSGELRAQLTRQIGLSFDAFADGIQMVPDVITTGLGICVIRLNSGLDSLFYDVVVDAINSNIDYAHLHIGDYGLTYGALQVDFSPSISGHRIHGFKTGAGLSVATINKLLVSNLTLIVHTVDYPGGEIRGQVVRFARKGYTFNLEGEQVVPPVITSAYGSGILSVDRDEQNAHLMLAGGNLDQMATQVFINYEVAGQNGPMIFDLSAAMQINATDVTVDTYWDNDFTPAFDENISGSLNNDSVYIDVRNESFTVGKFVVKFKPDFVYIRQLLQFSNLVVQITHLLWLQIR, encoded by the coding sequence ATGAAAAAAATACTTTTACTTTTATTAATGAATTATGGCGTCAGTGCTTTTGCAATTCATTTTACAGAGCATATTTTATTTACTGCAAAACTTGGAGGCGCAGAAATGGTTCCACCTGTTGTTGGACAAGCTTCAGGAGTTAGTGCGTTTACATTAAATCCAACCAGGGACAGTATTGCAGTGAATGCATGTTTTAATCAATTGAGTAGTGCCATTACCCAGGTAGCCATATATCGCGGTGAAGCCGGAACAAATGGTGAAATGGTGCTTGATTTGAGTGCATACGTTGGAAATAATGTATTAAATACATTTTTAACTCCTGATTTTTTATCAGATAATTTAGCTTACTTTTTTGATGAGTCTTTGTATATACAAGTTGCTACCGATTTGCATCCGGACGGCGAATTACGCGGACAAATTTTATTGGAAGCCGATCAACATTATGTAACAGATTTATCGAGCGAAAATATAGTGCCGGAATTATTTACAACTGCCTATGGATTAGGCTCATTTTGGTTGTCATCGACAAATAAACAATTTAATTTCACCATTATTTGTCAGGAGTTAACCGGATTAATTACCAGTGCAACTATTCATAGCGGTGCTTCGGGAGTAAATGGAGATGTGATTTTGGATTTATCGGCATTTATTAATGGCAATGTAATAAAAGGGGAAATTACACCTTCAGCCGAATTATTAAATGAATTAAAAACCGCTGATGTTTATTTGAGTATTCAAACTGCCGATAATCCTTCAGGAGAATTGCGCGCTCAACTCACCAGACAAATCGGATTGAGTTTTGATGCTTTTGCAGATGGGATTCAAATGGTGCCTGATGTCATTACTACGGGACTGGGCATTTGTGTTATAAGGCTAAACTCGGGATTAGATTCGCTTTTTTATGACGTGGTGGTGGATGCTATTAACTCAAATATTGATTATGCGCATTTGCATATAGGTGATTATGGACTAACCTATGGTGCTTTGCAGGTGGACTTTTCTCCATCGATAAGCGGTCACCGAATTCACGGATTTAAAACCGGTGCAGGACTTTCTGTGGCAACTATTAATAAATTGCTGGTTAGTAATTTAACCCTGATTGTGCACACTGTAGATTATCCCGGAGGAGAAATTCGCGGACAGGTTGTTCGTTTTGCCCGCAAAGGATATACATTTAATTTAGAAGGTGAACAGGTTGTGCCACCTGTAATAACAAGCGCTTATGGCTCAGGTATATTGTCGGTAGACAGAGATGAGCAAAATGCACATTTGATGTTAGCAGGTGGAAATTTAGATCAAATGGCAACACAAGTATTTATTAATTATGAGGTTGCGGGACAAAATGGTCCAATGATTTTTGATTTAAGTGCTGCAATGCAAATAAATGCAACAGATGTAACTGTTGATACATATTGGGATAATGATTTTACCCCGGCGTTTGATGAAAATATTTCAGGAAGTTTAAATAACGACAGCGTTTATATTGATGTGCGTAACGAATCATTTACCGTGGGGAAATTCGTGGTCAAATTCAAGCCGGATTTCGTTTATATACGCCAACTACTGCAATTCAGCAATTTGGTGGTTCAAATAACACATTTGTTGTGGCTCCAAATCCGGTGA